A part of Miscanthus floridulus cultivar M001 chromosome 6, ASM1932011v1, whole genome shotgun sequence genomic DNA contains:
- the LOC136456201 gene encoding aldehyde dehydrogenase family 2 member C4-like, whose amino-acid sequence MAGNGKAAPAGMVVPEIKFTKLFINGEFVTAASGKTFETRDPRTGDVLAHVAEADKADVDLAVKSARDAFEHGKWPRMSGYERGRIMSKLADLVEQHTEELAALDGADAGKLVLLGKIIDIPAATQMLRYYAGAADKIHGEVLRVSGKYQGYTLKEPVGVVGVIIPWNFPTMMFFLKVSPALAAGCTVVVKPAEQTPLSALYYAHLAKLAGVPDGVINVVPGFGPTAGAALTSHMDVDSVAFTGSTEVGRLIMESAARSNLKMVSLELGGKSPLIVFDDADVDMAVNLSRLAIFYNKGEVCVAGSRVYVQEGIYDEFVKKAVEAAQSWKVGDPFDVTTNMGPQVDKDQFERVLKYIEHGKCEGATLLTGGKPAADKGYYIEPTIFVDVTEDMKIAQEEIFGPVMSLMKFRTVDEVIEKANCTRYGLAAGIVTKSLDIANRVSRSVRAGTVWVNCYYAFDPDAPFGGYKMSGFGRDQGLAAMEKYLQVKSVITALPDSPWY is encoded by the exons GCAAGACGTTCGAGACCAGGGACCCACGGACCGGCGACGTGCTGGCCCACGTAGCAGAGGCAGACAAAGCTGATGTGGACCTGGCGGTTAAGTCCGCCCGGGACGCCTTCGAGCACGGCAAGTGGCCCCGCATGTCAGGCTAC GAGCGGGGCCGGATCATGAGCAAGCTGGCGGACCTGGTGGAGCAGCACACGGAAGAGCTGGCGGCGCTGGACGGCGCCGACGCCGGGAAGCTGGTGCTGCTGGGCAAGATCATCGACATCCCGGCCGCCACGCAGATGCTGCGCTACTACGCGGGCGCCGCCGACAAGATCCACGGCGAGGTGCTGCGCGTCTCCGGCAAGTACCAGGGGTACACGCTCAAGGAGCCCGTCGGCGTCGTGGGCGTCATCATCCCGTGGAACTTCCCCACCATGATGTTCTTCCTCAAGGTCAGCCCCGCGCTCGCCGCCGGGTGCACCGTCGTCGTCAAGCCCGCCGAGCAGACGCCGCTCTCCGCTCTCTACTACGCGCACCTCGCCAAGCTGGCCGGCGTTCCGGACGGAGTCATCAACGTCGTCCCCGGGTTCGgccccaccgccggcgccgcGCTCACCTCCCACATGGACGTCGACAGC GTGGCCTTCACCGGCTCCACAGAGGTGGGTCGCCTCATCATGGAGTCGGCCGCGCGGAGCAACCTCAAGATGGTCTCGCTGGAGCTCGGCGGCAAGTCGCCGCTCATCGTCTTCGACGACGCCGACGTCGACATGGCCGTCAACCTCTCGCGGCTCGCCATCTTCTACAACAAG GGAGAGGTTTGCGTCGCGGGATCGCGCGTGTACGTGCAGGAAGGGATCTATGACGAGTTTGTGAAGAAGGCCGTGGAGGCCGCGCAGAGCTGGAAGGTTGGAGACCCGTTCGATGTCACCACCAACATGGGTCCTCAG GTTGACAAGGACCAATTTGAGAGGGTCCTAAAGTACATTGAGCATGGCAAGTGCGAGGGAGCCACCCTGCTCACCGGCGGCAAGCCCGCCGCCGACAAAGGGTACTACATTGAGCCCACCATCTTTGTCGATGTCACG GAGGACATGAAGATCGCGCAGGAAGAGATCTTCGGCCCCGTCATGTCCCTTATGAAGTTCAG GACGGTTGATGAGGTGATCGAGAAGGCCAACTGCACCAGGTACGGGCTCGCCGCCGGCATCGTGACCAAGAGCCTGGACATCGCCAACCGGGTGTCGCGGTCGGTGCGCGCGGGCACCGTGTGGGTGAACTGCTACTACGCCTTCGACCCGGACGCGCCCttcggcgggtacaagatgagcGGATTCGGCCGGGACCAGGGGCTCGCGGCCATGGAAAAGTACCTGCAGGTCAAGAGCGTCATCACCGCGCTCCCGGACTCGCCGTGGTATTGA